Sequence from the Desulfovibrio sp. UIB00 genome:
AAAGCCTCAACAGCAACGTGCAGGAGCAGATCGTGCGCAGCATTCTGGATTTGAGCCGCAGCCTGCGCATAACCACCGTGGTGGAGGGCGTGGAGGACGAGCAACAGTTGCGCGTTTTTACGGGCATAGGCTACCATACGTTTCAGGGCTATTATTTCAGCCGCCCGCTTTCTGGTGCGGACTGCCTGGACTTTGTGCTGCGCTACAACGAGCAGAAGGATCAGGAAGCCTAAGGCAGCAGCAGACGTTTTTTCTGCATGCCCCATCACGCAAAAAGCCCCGGCATAACCGGGGCCTGAACTTAATAGCTTGAACTCTCACCAATCTGCCGCAATCATACCCTGTCAGACAGGGCCAAGGCCGCGTGACGGGCAAAGCCTGCGCTACCTTCTTCAGACGGATTCGCCTTCGATTTTTTGCAACAGGCTGGCGCAAAAGCTATCCAGCATTTTTTCTGTTTCGTCGCCCAGCCCCAGAACAGAGCCAGAGCGCAACTGGCGTGCACGTAGCGGCTCAAGATCAGGCATGCTGACGCGTTGTTGCGGCAGATCGGCTATAGGCGGCAGATCGGCTGTCTGATCAGGAGTAGCCTTGTTCAGCACCAGCACCTGACGGTGCAGGCCCAGATCGCCAGCCATGCGAGCAACCTCCGCCGCTGTTTCCAGCGAGCGCATGCTCGGCTCGGATACCACCAGCAAGGCATCCACATGGGCCACGGTTCCTCGGCCCAAGTGCTCCACACCGGCCTCCATGTCCACCAGCACCCATTCACGCCTGTCGAGCACCAGGTGCGCCAGCAGGGCCTTGAGCAGGGCGTTGCTTTCACAAGCGCAGCCGCCCCCGGCGCTGGTCAAGGGCCCCATGACCAACAAACGTTTGTCTCCAGCGGTTTTCCCCCCATCCCCTGCAACAGGCAGGAGGGCTGACAGAGCCTCGGGCAGATCGCTGACATGCGGATCAAGGTCCATCATGCCGCCCTTGCCAGCGGGGCGAATGCGTTCTTCAATCAATGCGGCGCGCTGGGTGAGGGCCTCCGGCAAATCAGCCCGCGCCAAACCAGAGGCCTGCCCGAGCGAAAGCGCCGTGTCGGCATCCACAAGCCAGACTTTTTCTCCGCGCCGCGCCAGATAATCGCCAAGCCAGGCGGTGATGGAGGTTTTGCCCACGCCGCCCTTGCCAGAAACGGCAATCTTCATGCAATCCCCCTGTGGTTTATGTATTAGTCCTTGAGCTTTGCACAGAGCGGGCAGGCCTTGCCCACCCGCCCTGCAAAACACGCTGGCCTAAGGTTGCAGGCCAAGGCCCTGCCGCTTCAGCCGGATGCGCGCATCCAGCAGGTCAGCTGCCTTTTCGGGATCGTCATTCACCACAAAGGATGCGCCCACAATCTGTTCCAGACCGTTCAGGGCGATATCTGTCACCTTTTCCGAGCCAAGAATGTTGGGCGGCAGACCCAGATGCGTGTAAATGCCGCTGGCAACGGCATACAGACCGATGGCCGCCGCTTTTTCAGAGTACCATTCCGGCGAGGACGCGCCCACAGGCAGATCGGAGATATCCACGCCCAGAGCATTGGCGATCAGCGCGCATAGCTGCAAAATACGGGCGTTATCCACGCAGCTGCCGAGGTGCAGCACAGGCGGAATGCCCAGCGCCCCGCACAGGCTTTGCAGCCCTGGCCCGGCCATGGAAGCGCCCTCGGGCACCAGCAGCCCGGCCTTGCCCGCCGCAGTGGTGACGCAACCTGTGGCCAGAACCATAATATCTTTTTTGATAAGCGCCTTCATGAGGCCCACGTTGGCCGAGTCGTGCTTGATCTTGGGGTTGTTGCAACCAACCACGCCCACAAACCCGCGCACAGTGCCAGCCTTGACGGCATCCAGCAAGGGATCAAGCGAGCCGCCCAGAGCCTCAAGAATGGCCTCGTTGGAGAAACCGGTCATGATGTTGACAGGTTCACCGGGGATTTCCACACGCTTGGGGTCACGCTCCAAGAACGCATCCACCGCCATGCGTACGATCTTGCGGGCTTCTTCCCTCGCATTTTCGGGATGGAAATTAAAATGGATGGCCCCGGTAAAGCGCGCCTTGGCTGCTGTGTCGATAAAGCGGGTGTGGTAGCAGCCAGTCACCTGCACCAGACTCGGCATGATGCACTGATAGTCCACCACCACAACTTCCACAGCGCCGGTCACGATTGCCAGCTCCGTCATCAGGTGGTTGCCAGCCATGGGGATGCCCTGGCGCATGAGCAGCTCATTGCCGGTACAGCACAACCCGGCAACTGTGATGCCGGTTGCTCCGTTCTTTTTGGCAAGCTCGATCATTTCAGGGTCGCGAGCCGCGTCCAGAATCATCTCGGACACCACAGGATTGTGGCCGTGCACCAGTATGTTGACCGTGTCTTTTTTGATGACACCAAGATTGGCGGTGGACATCTTGGGTTTGGGAGTACCGAAAAGCACGTCGCACAGCTCAGTGGCAATCATGGATCCAGCCCAGCCATCAGCCAGGGCGCAGCGCGCCGCATGCAGCATGGTATTGGGCGCATCGTTATCGCAGCCCATGTGGGTGCGGTGCATCATTTCGGCAATTTCGCGGTCAACCCCGCGCGGAGTGATGTCGAGATTTTCCCACAGCTCGCGGCGCTTGGCCGGAACACGGGAGACAAAATTGACCGCCTTGCGCCTGCTGCCAAAATCGCTGTAGCAGGCATCCACCACATCGGAGGCCACATCAAGCGTCTCGCGCCCTTCTGTCGCAACGCCCAGTTCAGCGGCAATGCGCCGCAGTTTGGCCTCGTCCCGAATCTGATAGCCGGGGGCGCGGCCTTCCACCACTGCCTCCAGGGCCTCGATCACATCACGCCCGTGATCCGAATGCCCGGCTGAACCGCCTGCGATGAAGCGCCCAAAGTTGCGGGCCACAATCACATCGGCGTCTGCGCCACACACGCCGCGAGAAAGTTTTCCGCCGGGTTCGGCCTTGGCACTGATACGGCACGGCCCCATGACGCAGTTGCGGCAAGTGGTGCCAAGCTCGCAAAAACGGCAATGCGGCGTTTGCTGATTCAGCCTGTCCCAGGCAGTTTCTACGCCATCTGCTCTGGCCTTTGCCAGCATACTTTTGGCATCATCCCATATGGACATGTCATTGATGTCGCGCTTTTTGCTTTCCATAGCTGCCCCACAAAACTTGAGGTTACACGGCGCGCCAAGTCTGCGCCGCAATCTTTGTCATACTGGTATCACAGTCAGGCAAGGGCGTCTGTCAGATGTGCGACAAAGGAACGGTGATGATTTTTATATCAAGTTAATCGCATAAAATAATTATATTTTTACCATGAACACAGTAAAAAATAGTAAAAAAGTCAGAAATTGATAACTGGAAAGAGCTGAGCAGAAGAAAATTTTGGCGGGTTAGTCCAGAAGTTCGCGAAGACGACCTTCGTCGAGAATGCAATACACGCCGCGCTGCTCCTTGAGCAGAATGCCGGAGCGGGTCAAGTCGGTCAGCAAGGTGGAAATGGTCTGGCGGGACGCCCCGAGGGTCTGGGCCAACATCTCGCCTGAAAGCTGCAGGCGGACGCGGCGGCGGCCATCGGGACCAGGAGCGCTTTCTTGCGCGGCAGAAACAAGATGACGAGCCAGGCGGGCAGAAACATCGCGAAGCGCAAGGCCATCAACAATGCTGAATGTATTTTTGAGAATACCGCCAAGCACTCGTACAACAGTTACCGTAAACTGCGG
This genomic interval carries:
- the cooS gene encoding anaerobic carbon-monoxide dehydrogenase catalytic subunit, which produces MESKKRDINDMSIWDDAKSMLAKARADGVETAWDRLNQQTPHCRFCELGTTCRNCVMGPCRISAKAEPGGKLSRGVCGADADVIVARNFGRFIAGGSAGHSDHGRDVIEALEAVVEGRAPGYQIRDEAKLRRIAAELGVATEGRETLDVASDVVDACYSDFGSRRKAVNFVSRVPAKRRELWENLDITPRGVDREIAEMMHRTHMGCDNDAPNTMLHAARCALADGWAGSMIATELCDVLFGTPKPKMSTANLGVIKKDTVNILVHGHNPVVSEMILDAARDPEMIELAKKNGATGITVAGLCCTGNELLMRQGIPMAGNHLMTELAIVTGAVEVVVVDYQCIMPSLVQVTGCYHTRFIDTAAKARFTGAIHFNFHPENAREEARKIVRMAVDAFLERDPKRVEIPGEPVNIMTGFSNEAILEALGGSLDPLLDAVKAGTVRGFVGVVGCNNPKIKHDSANVGLMKALIKKDIMVLATGCVTTAAGKAGLLVPEGASMAGPGLQSLCGALGIPPVLHLGSCVDNARILQLCALIANALGVDISDLPVGASSPEWYSEKAAAIGLYAVASGIYTHLGLPPNILGSEKVTDIALNGLEQIVGASFVVNDDPEKAADLLDARIRLKRQGLGLQP
- a CDS encoding P-loop NTPase, whose amino-acid sequence is MKIAVSGKGGVGKTSITAWLGDYLARRGEKVWLVDADTALSLGQASGLARADLPEALTQRAALIEERIRPAGKGGMMDLDPHVSDLPEALSALLPVAGDGGKTAGDKRLLVMGPLTSAGGGCACESNALLKALLAHLVLDRREWVLVDMEAGVEHLGRGTVAHVDALLVVSEPSMRSLETAAEVARMAGDLGLHRQVLVLNKATPDQTADLPPIADLPQQRVSMPDLEPLRARQLRSGSVLGLGDETEKMLDSFCASLLQKIEGESV